The Coffea arabica cultivar ET-39 chromosome 2c, Coffea Arabica ET-39 HiFi, whole genome shotgun sequence genome includes the window TTGAATTGTACATTCAATTGTGCTTTATATTACACCCAACTGGGTCTGTTCAGTTGGTTGCCCTGAAGTAATAGGAATTCAATAATGTAAATGCATGTCTGGGCTTGTTTtcaggtaattttttttttttttccagttgaCTCTTCAGGCATCATATTTACTCCAAGAAACAGATGTAGGTGGTGTCCATTTACATGACTTAGCAACATTGGAAGAAATGAATACAGAGCACCAGCTACAAGTCAATTGATTGGCCAAATTCCAACTTCCGAAAGGACTACTCATTTTCTTCTCTGTCTCTTTTGTTTCACTACTTCAATTCCCCATTTATATCTAGCCCTAACCCCGTCTGCGTACTACAAAATATTGGTGCTTAATCACCACTCGAGTCAGAGGGTTTCTGTGCTAGCACATTTAAGTTTtaattgtttggattgtaattttcttcaaacaaaaaaaaaataagaattttttttttacgttgttcgtgaatacatttttcaacCATCTTTTTACTTTACTTACATTGAATTAttacagtatattttttaataaaaatttcagaaaataacAGTGTATAAACCGACTTAATTTTAGTGAGCAAAGTATTTTTGTTTGAATATAATTCTTGATATAATAATGCTTACTTGGCAAATCACGAGGTATCATCTATTGATTCGTCACGATAATGCAGACGAAAAGTCATACGTTCTAATTTCTAAATTCATACGTTGTATATGCTTCAATATTAATACAGTTCATCAGTACTAATCATACAAATTGTTAGTACATCAAAGGTGTGAATTATGATTTAGCTCTCAAATTTTATCATAATTACTACTTTAAATTTGAACGTAaactaaataaatgaataacaaTAGACGGTAGGGGTAGGGATTATTActtaaatttgtttttcttggtTCACCTcattcatactttttttttttctttttgaacggACCTCAGTCGTACTTAAAGCCCAAAGGCCTGATGTGCTAGATTAAAAAGCCCAGTTGTGCAGTGGAGCAGTAAAGGTCCAATGGGGCCGAGGATTCCAACCTTGTAATTAATATTTCGGGCTCTACAACTTCTTTATGGACTGCAGACTGACTGGCCCATGCTTTTGCTGAATTTGGTTGTTGTACTTCTACTTGGGCTCGGACCTAAGTCTAAAATCATGCcctttttttggaaagaaaaattatgcctataaatTCATTTTGAGAAcgctaaattttaattttgatatACAAAAGCTCATAATTTTCTCTCAGTACTTCTCAGGTTGAATTTTTTTCCGAATGGTCCACAATGCCTGGAAAGATGATaaacggaaaaggaaaaagtttaaaaaagaCTTTTTCAGATATTTACAAATGCAAAAAAGGGCAGAAGATGAGACATTGGAAAGACTTGAAAGGACTATTAATTCTTTTCACCTTCTacataagattttttttttttttgggtcatacTTTTTTCCCCTTCTACATAATTTTCTAACCATATGGGAAGAGCTACTCCAATCATAACAGATTGagccacacacacacacaaaaaaaaaaaaaaaaaaaaaaaatcaaatcaaagaaaaatggctGATTGAAGCATTAATAGCTACCTGAATATTTGGTATTGCGAGGGAGCAATGTACCAGTGTTTAAATGtgaaaaatatattaaattgtGCAATAGTGTTAAAGTATCGTAACCCATGATATCATTCCTTATAATAGATGACATTTTCAAGGGTTACTTTGGATAATtaacagctcaaaaaaaaagtgtaagatatatatacaagtcataGTTACAAAAtacaatttaaaaataattaaacgaTCTCTAAGCGTTTTGAAAAGTTCGTTTTGACTAACCACAATGAATCAGTGATGCCATAATACGTTTTGCAGATGACAGCTTAAATCACAACCTTGTCATCTTGGCAATTGGTTAGTTTATTTTACACCGACATAGTAGTGTATAGGAAATGACGTATATTGTAATTTCACAATCGTGTTGGAGACATGAAgggtttaatttatttttccatttcacTATGCATCATTTTAGCAACCATTCGTCCAAAAGTTAAAATGCCTTAAACGTGCCCTTTAAATGTGAAATAATTAGAAATACCGTGAATGGCTTCAGTGTTATTGGCACCCAATTgatgtcatttatttttttcccttatgTTTTCTACTTGTCGCGTACAAGAGTTGTGTGGTCacattttgtgtgtgtgtgtgattaGATTACATGTAACACCCAATTGTAGGAGCAATACAAGAAATTATAGCTAATTTAATGATAATTAACACCCACACTTTTGTAAGATATAAATTAGAATTAGACTTGAATCTAGGACCTTTGCTCCTCTTGCTCTTGGGAGTTCTACCTTGACCACTCCAATAGATCGACCCATAGTTATAAATTTTGGTCCGATTCGACGGTTGAACTGGTCAATTTGGTGAATCGATCATAAGGTTGAGCTGAGTTACTAATTAGATCAGTCAAGTAAAAATCTATTGACTAGTCAATGACTCGACAATTTAGTTGGTGAACTAGGAAAGATTCTCAGTTGAACTTTtaacttaaaaattttattatttttataattatataacaTAGCTATTGTCCAACTTGCAATTGAACCGTCTAACTCACAATTAAACTGATAACTCGGTGAACcggtcatctcttctgattgAGTTTTAGAccgagtttaataactatgtaTTGATTGACAAGAGTTGTATGGTTATTGGATACAAGTGCAATTTTGATGCAAATGTTAAATATGAATGCACTTAACAGCAATTAACTTCTGTATTATCAGCAAATTGTTTAAAAAGGGCAATTGGAAAAGCCTAGAGCATCTACCCACACAGGTAGGCATCTCTCTTTTTGAGCCTTTGCTTGCTGAGGTTGGTGGAAGACCACTGGGTTGCTTCAACTAAGCTTTAAGTTTTAACTTGATTCTATATTGCTACATCATTCACTTGTGACATTAATGTCTTTTTTCTCCTTACAACCCTGTCGCCTTTGTTCCCCTTTACCTTTAATTTTGGGACAGGATGGGCGTTCTCATAAACAATCTAACGAACAATATGCAATCAATATTAATTTATCAAGAAACTCAAAATGGGAAATATGGGCAAATTGCGTTGTCTGAAGAACATTTCTTTTAAAATTCTATGATTTCTAGTTTCAAAGGttgatttttcttaatttttgagTTGATCTTTTATTAACTACGGCGAATTAAAAGCTCATAATTCGGCAGATTAGCATCTCATATCCAACCAAttaaattcttgaaagaatTTCAACTTGCCTGTGATTAATGCACGGTCAATTTTGTTAATGGTGTTAGTTCAGAAGATAATTAATTTGGACACATCCAGAAAATTTGGACGAGTGGCTGACCAGCATGTTGAGTCAGAAATTGGAAATACAATTCACCAGTTTTCAAAGGACAGTTGACATTTTTACATATCTGGAGACTCCAACACACAACTTCTGAAAAATGTGCTTTTCAATTGAGTGTGTTTGGTCTATATATTGAAGTTgatatttgaccaaaaaaaaaaaagtgagtgtgtttggatagtaaattatttgagataattttgtaaaaaaaaaatactgtaaacATAAACTGaagcatttttttgatataatatgtaagataaaaacgtgattgaaaaatgtgtcaaTAATACAAGTAAATTATTGTGTGTAAATAAGGCGTAAATAAAAtgtaataatttacaatccaaacacacagaTTATTATCATGTTCATGTGCCCTTGATCTCCTTTTTACAATTTCATGCAAGGAAAAGCCCCTGGACTTTGTTTGGACAGCCATTTTTCGCCGAAAAATTGCGTCGTTTTCCGTaatcacattttcctattaccttttttccttgcatacatcaaatcgctacagtaatttttctacaaaaaaatccaagaaaatgcaatccaaacaaggccgaGTGGAAAAAGTTTACAAGATTATTTGTTTCTATCCAATTTATACTCTATCTAAATTTGGCTAAATAGCTATATTCGACCGATATCCCTTAAATTCGTCGTAGATAATTTATTATTGAAACAAATTTATGAAATATTATAACCAAGTTGTGTCTAACACTCAACGTAACCAAATTGCTGTTTGGCGCAATTTATGGTTCGTTCTACTGCAATCATTTGTTTCTAGTGATTTTTGGTGTTATATAATGACAAATGAATATCGGTATCAAcgccaaaacattaaagttacAAAATCATGCGGAGCAGAGCAGCCAACCTCAGAACCAACATAAGAGCTACAAGTGCTACTAGATTTCCTACTTTCTTACCAATTCCCCACCCCTGAGCCACTGATTTTCCAAAGCCAACACTTCTACGTCAACTGAGATTCCGTCCTTTTTATACAACTTTTCTCTCATTCACTTTCAATCTCCTATATAAACGAACTTCATCCCTCTGGCCTCCCGAAACTTGTCTGCAGTGTTAACTGCCCCAAAAAGTTGCAGAAAATTCCTTAAAACCACCTGATAATATCAAGAACCAGAACATCATCATGACTCATAATGAGATTACTCTTGTTTACGATGTTGTTTTGGTTTTTCTTGCCATTTTTATTAGCGTTCTTGCTACTTTTCTCCTCTTCTTTTGCAAGAAGAAGCCAATCAAAGCAGAGGAAACTCTGCAGCCCGCTGCCAGTTGCAAGCTCTGTGCATGTTCATGTTCGTTGATGGATATCGATTCTGCCACTGATGGTTTCAACAACAGAAGAATTATCGGAAAAGGCAGATTAGGGACGGTTTATGCAGCCGTGATGCCACGAGGAGAATTAGTAGCTGTCAAGAGGATCCATCCGCGGCTTGTTTTGACTAATGCAGGCTTTGGATTTTCATCGGCAATCAAGTGGTTATCCTTAGCTGATCATCCTCACGTTGTTCCCATCATAGGATATTCTGAGGCACCAGGTGAACGAATCATCGTCATGGAATTCGAGGGCATGCTTAGTTTGGAGTTCTATTTGCATCATAATCCTGACGGGGCTGTACTTTTGGATTGGAGCAGGAGGTTGAGGATAGCAGCCGGGGCGGCTAGAGGGATCGAGTACCTGCATCAAGGCATGGCACCGCCAATTGTTCATGGTTGTATCAAGCCATCAAATATTCTGATTGATGTGAAGTTCTGCGCAAGGTTATGCGATTATGGGCTGCAATTTTTGGCACCTAGGGAGCGGCAGGGTCTAGAGGGATATGTTGATCATGAGTATTGGGTGGAAAAAGGAGGTGGTGCTTCCAAGGAAAGTGATGTGTATGGGTTTGGGGTGGTTCTGTTAGAGTTGTTGAGCGGTAGGAGAAATGAAGAGGGATTGATTGCTAAGTGGGCTTTGCCACTGATTAAAGAAATGAAGTTTGATGAACTGTTAGACCCTAGACTTGTAATACCTTCTGATATTAAACCCCTTATTAGATTGGCAAAAGTTGCTTCAGCCTGTGTTGGGAATTCCAGACCAAGTAGGCCTACTCTCAGTCAGATTGTGCCCATTTTGAACAACTTAGAAGTGGAGATGAGCATCTGATTACAATGCAGCAATATTAGTTCTTCTGTACAAATTGATGAGCTAGAATTTACGAGGCCAATTCAAGAAACTGGAAATTCTAGCGGCCTCTGATGTTGATCTATCTTTTTGTTAGTGTGAAACGGTGGAACCCTCTTGGACGGGAATGAatgaattccaagaggaggttgGGGCGGTGGTTTGTCTTGTAGGAAAGGATGGTGACATGGATTGACCTTTTCATGCGCAGGCAACGGAAGATATCTTGGGTGCGAGAGGGACACTTCCGTCTCCCATTGAATGAATGCTCTTTTTGTTGTGTACAAATTTGTAGTGAGGACGCAAATTCATGCTTTTACCAATTGATTTATGTATCAAATTGGATCCACCTagaatgatgatgaagatgataagGTAGCTAGCTACATATTAGAATAGGTGTTAAGACATTCCATACCGTACTATAGATACTTTTGATCTTGTACTTGGTGGTAAACTTTTTGATCATTCGGTCTAAGGCAGATCCCCGCCTTGATTATCAATGAGTTACTGTAGAAATAGAAATATGTTTTGTTGAGTAATCTGTCTCCAAGTTGGCAACACGCCGCCGCTGCATTGCCCATGATTCCGATCTGCTGTCTCAAATTAACGGTCGTTTGATGTTTGGATATACTATTTATGATTCATAAAGTACTTTGCTGGGCCAAAAGCTTCCCTAAGTTGTTCTCAATGTGAGAAtcggtttattttttttttcttttttttgggctcAACTTTATTGATTTGATATTTTATGTGTAATCTACGTGTCGAATTAGGCAATTGTAGCCCTCAACTGAGTAAAATGAAAAAGTGTGAATGACGGTAAAACTTACATTgtaaagtttcaaaaaaatatttttaaaatggaGATAAAATAATTGTAGCCTCATGAACATCGGCACTTGTTTTCAATCGTCAGATCTactgcttaattttttttttaaaaaaaaaaaatctagattTGCCAAATAGACTCCAAAAATTCCAAATgtgatgataaaaaaaaatctggaaaactcaaatctaataaaaaataaataaaagaaacgacCTAAAACTCTCAGTAGAAAAGTTTAGGAAATTACCAGGCAACTCAAGGAGGGAAGAAATTCTCGATAAGAAATCTTAGAAGAACACAAATGAAAACAAACCAGATGGTTCCTCTCATAAGGAAATATCAGAAAAATCTGATGTCTCACCTATGGGAGAGAGGGAAACTTGGAGGAAGTTTTGGTTAGAAAGTTTTTCTAAATAAGAGGAGGAGAGAATGAAGAGAGTACTCAAGTTCTTATTATCCTATTTGATGTGTTTCTCTCTAATGTATAATTAagcaactatttttttttttccaaatatacATTGAGAAAACATGAAGGTGCATCTTGCAATTTGAGGACTTGGACAAAATAATAGGAGAAAAATGCACCGATGGACATCAGAATTGGAATTAGACACTCGAAAAACTTGTAATgatttgctttccaaatttgtGTCGTGTGTGTATTAAGAATGGGCTAGCTCTAGAatagaaagtaaataaaaaaatgaaaagaatccGGAAAGGAGATGTTTAACACCTGAGAGGAAGGAGAACGTTCAACAGCCTCAAGAAGACAGTTGGGCCTCACTCCTATATACAGCTGTCAATCTTTGCTAACATATAGATCCATCACCCGAGTTTGAGCCTCGAATATCGAGCTTTCGTCCCACTTCCAACCCAAACAACCCTACTTAGAAACTCGAACATGTTGCAAGCCCACATCTCACATTGTTTTGTAGTACAAATTACGCACGGCATACACTACACAGGAAGGAAACAAATTGCTGAAGCCTCTTTCACTGCTAGCAAGTGTGTTTGGTTAGAAGATAATGTGGAAATTATTTTAGAataataattactgtagtacgttttttttttataatgagatgtatgtaagataaaaatatatagttaaaaagataaaaaaataattaaaaaaatgtttttcACGCAAGCAAATAATGATCAATCCAAAACAATGGTCAAATTATTTAGGGGTGTTGTCTATTGTAGAGTTTTAGCTGCTATCTAGAATTGGGGCTTTCTCTTTATTGACAAAGAGCGATATCTTGACGAACAATTCTAGCAACATATAGCTTACATTTGGATTAGCATTTATAGTTTTATTGGAGAGGCAATAGAATTAACCTTTGCTTGATTTGCTTTTAAAGGATCGGAAATCCAGCTAGTTAAGGTGGAAGAAGGATTAAAGAGAACTAAAGTCCTACCTCTACAGCTCTACTTCAGAGCAGTGCATTGTTACGCCTATGTGCTTATAACTCAGATTACAATCGTATTCGTCGCTAGATCATAGTCTTGAATGTTTCTCGTAGGTCGAAAACCAATGTAGTTGGTCATGGCATAATTTCTTATTAATTTGATAATTGCATTCAAGTTTGAGTTGATTATAACTTAAACGTGCTATTTGGCCTTGTTTGAATTGTATTTTGACACATAACTTTTTTAGATTTCTATGAAAATATTCGTTAACATATTTtctaactatttttttttttacctcatCACATCTTAATAAAGTGCTAGAATGTATTTTACTACAAAAACTCTCAAAAAAATTACAGTCCAAACAAGTTCTAATGCGCTATGGAGTTTCCAACAAAACAATTTGCAACTCAACCTAAACCTGATATTGCTAAGGGAAACAGGAGGCCCCTGTAGTATCCCAATTAGAAACATTACAAGATTGTTGAGTCGGTGGTTAGTCATGGAGTATTTCCACGTTATCAATTGTACAGATAGGGAGAATCTCAGTAGTAACCGCCATTTGTTTTGTATAAATAAGAGAATTAGAGAAGTGCCTAGGGAGTTGATTTGATGTAACTAATTCTCACCCTCGCAATAAAATTATCTCTCTTCTCTcccaatttcttcttctttctctttcctctttCTTCAACCCTCCACCGGGTCATTACAGTCCTGTTTGGTAAATGAGTTTTTTGgatatttgtctaaaattttactataacttgtaggaaaaatttttaagatggaaattattttctttttctttttatttttctgtctttcttttttctctttctctttgttcttcattttctttcttttttttctttactctcttcttcttctcccttcccctccccctctccctcccccaCCACCTCTCCCTGCAATGCCAGAAGAACCCATCAACAaacctggaatttttttttggttctttctctccctctcttctcCCTTTCCCCCGCTACCCTCGCCCTCCCCTGGCTAGGATCTAGTCTCGCGATCTAGTCACATGACCAGATCGAGTAgagagggagggggagggagaggggtGAGAGAGGTGGCGGGGGAGAGCGGAGGAGAGGGGGAGAgcggaggggaggggaggggaggaggagaagagaaagaaaaaaaaaaaagtgctagCGCTGGCCGGTCTTGGCTAGCAGCGTGGGTTGAGGTAGGAGAAGAAAGGAGGAAGGGaaatttttttgtgtgttttgaaatgtgttaattaaaaattttgaaaatttttttgagattactataacaaaaattgttaaaaaactagtagaaGCCAAATTTGAACAAAAACTCATTTGCTTAACAGGCTCGGAATTCAGGCCTTATTTGGACACATTTTCAATCGCCTTTTTacttcatatatatcaaattgttacaataatttttctataaaaaattcaaaaaaatacaatccaaacaaagccttaATATGCGGATGGACCCATAGTTCGCCTTTTGTGTGTTTTGAGTATCAATGATTAATCTTGACATGCCATGTATATAAGTGATCCTTTACTTATAATTACTATAATGTCTTGAGTGCGAATTGTTATACTTTAACTCATTTGATTGTTATGCGTAAATAGATAATTATATTATAAGAGATTGGGTATACCATGAAGTATGGAAGGGGCAGGGGGATGATCAATTAAGATCAGCCACATATTGTGGCCAAATTGTGGGAGGCAGGGGTTGATCCCCTGATCAACAGCATCACCATTATggtgatgaccactggaccaaatggccagtggcAACCCTGTTGACTGTACAGTGCAGAAATTATGCCAAAGATTTGTACTAGTCTGGAAAGGCCTTTACTATATATTACTTTCCATAGGTGAAGAATATGATGAGACTAAATAATGAGACAAAATTAAGGAATTCGAGTCATATATTTGTGTCGATTAAGAAAACCGGATCTTCgtccttttgtttttgttgagaTACAGACCTTCATATTTGAGCCCTGCACAAATAAGGAATCGTATAGTGTAAGTTAAGGATTTGACTTCTTCTTCAAAAAATAAAGGTGATTATCGACAAAAGAATACCTTGATGATCATCACAACAAGGAAGGATCTGATCCAAGAATGTCTACAAGGCCACCATCTATATTTTAATATATGTTAATCACATCATAGAATCAAAAACGAAACTCTCATATCAATAACAATATGGATAAGTTACACTTATCCCCTAATAGTatcatatattttttatttttcagagGGAGAGATGGATGGGATGATACAGGAAGAGACACTGTCTCacttacacttaaaaaaaaaaaaaagatttgattTTACCTCGTTTGTTATTTCATATTAGCACTAGAGCTTCATATAGATTTCAAATATTAATACTTTTTGGACAAAATTGACCCCCTCATGCAGGGCTTTCCTTTGTTATTATCTCCTCCATTTTATCATGTCACCACTTCCTCCCCTTGATCATCTCCTTTTTGTTCCAGTTTCTTTAGCTTATTCCCTCTCCTTGTGATGTAAATACTTGACTGTTTTTTTGTCCCGGTGATGTTATCAATTACTTGAATATATAAGCTAGGGACTATGAATTGAATTACTTGAACTTGAGCTAAATAATTCTAATTTACACGGCAAATGCATTTGATAAGTAACTAAGGCTCGGTATGTTGTTTATCTAGATATATTAATTCTTTATATAGGAAACGGTTATGTGAATGTTGCACTGAAacattttgttaatttttcttttcaattgtaGTTGTTCTAATCAAATATAGTTGAAGTAAATATAAGGGGGTTGCCAGTCATTAACCCAAAGTTTTGAACTACTAGGAACAATAATATAAGTACTCCTAGGGCGCTTTCttcttataataataattatattatttttttaatctccttgtttggattgccctTTTTTCGAAGGGTTTGTTTTCTTAACACATTTTTTGCTTCACATACACCATGTGACAAAAAGTgttccagttttttttttcatacaaaaattttattaaaaaaaaagaaaagaaaactctcaagaaatgcaatccaaatTCCAAACAgctacacttttttttttttttctcttttggctTCAAACAATAAATGTCAACTTGTCAAACAAAAACTGGTAATTCCATCTTCTAGCCATGCAGCAGCAGCAGGTCACTTCAGAAAAGCCTGCACTAGAAAAGCTCAAGAAACTGCCGTAGAAAGTAGAGGCAGAGCAAGACCGGAAGGTTTAGCAAGTCTACAACGTCAACAAGCTTTCTATTTTGAATCAGAGAAAAGCATTTAATATGAGGAAGACCGGAAGgcaagtctaaaagggttttatgCATGTGAAAGCTCTGAGAGGAAAGATTAAGATACAAGTCGTCACGCCTTGCTTTTCCAAATTATATATGGACCGGACGATATTATCCCTACATAAAACCCTCATCCGTACGTTAAAGTAAACCCTAATAAAACTTCCTCGTTAAGCTTTCTGTTGCGTGGCTTCTATGAGAAGCTCTCCAAGCATTTGTGAATTGACTGCCCAATCATATCCACCATATATATGTCGGCtatctacaattttttttttaaaaaaagggttTTAAGATTAATTCATTGGCATGACTTCTGTGCAATCGTCACCTATTTGGCCAAGTGTTTACTCATGTAGTATAGCAACTTTTGCTAAATGAGCTATAGCTACGTATATGAGCTAGGCAGTATACACAATTTACAATGTTcctgtttaattgcttttttttttttggtataaaaATATATCGTAACGAtctgatgtatgtgagataaaaatatgattgaGAAATATGTTtgtgaaaaatgtaaaaatttttctatgaaTAGCTACAATTCAAATGAGGACACTTGGTGAAAATGGTAAATTGAGGTATTTGGCTTTTTGGAATTCACATTACATTTTTTGTTGGTGTCCTACgttggccttgtttggattgcggttTTTCGTCagaaaattacgtcgtttttcgtgatcacatttccctattatcttttttcctcacatacattaaatcgctacagtatttttttcataaaaaatgcaatccaaacacaaccattATTTAGTTTGTCAAAGAACTGAAAAGTGTTTTGACTTCATATGTCTCATTCAATCTAGCTAAGCTGGTCCTATTTAATAACCCAATTACATCATCGACTTATTTActaaaaattccaaaaattctTGTCACAAGGCATCCTCAGTAATTTGCCATCGTACGTACATTGCATGAATATGCACAAATGGAACGTTGACGACAAAAAAGAACAGaatatttgaagtcataaaaaaaaccttttccaaaaaaaaatttgctaaattttccgtgaacacatttttcaatcatctttttatctcacatgtatcaatcgctacagtaatttttctataaaaaattcaaaaaaatgcaatccaaacaaggccttagtCATAGAATCCTGTACAGTTGTCCCTGCGTATTGATTTGGTGCAGTCAAGACTGAAGACCAACTAGGACAGCATATTGCTACAAGTTTTATCAGAATCATCACTCCTGTCCTATGCAAGAAAAGATTGAGTTTAATCAAAGATCAAAACAAGTAAGAGACATAACACACAATTTGTTGCACCATAGGAGCTAATCTATGCTctctaaaaattaattaaagTAAGCTGTAAATGTGGTTAATattgtgtgtttggataggagattatctgagataattttttttaaaaaataccgtaacacttttttgatgtgatgtatgcgagataaaaagatgattgaaaaatgtgttgaagATGCAAGCAAATCAGTTCAGTATGTGTAAATAAAAAGTATAAGGTcatgcttggattgcttgtttccgtcgaaaaatattgtcgttttccgtgatcacatttccctatcacctttttctctcacatatatcaaatcactacagtaattttttcatgaaaaatgacggaaaatgcaatccaaacacaacctaacaATTTCTCGGGTGGACTTGGTCAATCATTCCATTTCTTCTTTAGACCTTGTGACCACCTAAATATTCAAGTCACCATCGTGATACCACATAACGTTAAAACTTTTATAACATAGTAGTGTGAAAAATGCTTGATACCGAAATTTATCATAAGCATACTAAAGAATAGtaacaaaaagaaacaaaagaaaggatGGAGTCCTCGCCTAATTGGGATGAGAAGTCTACGCAAAGTAATGGGAAATGGTACAAAAATACATAGAGATGAGGAATGTAATCCCGAGTTTGTT containing:
- the LOC140035047 gene encoding serine/threonine-protein kinase-like protein ACR4, which gives rise to MTHNEITLVYDVVLVFLAIFISVLATFLLFFCKKKPIKAEETLQPAASCKLCACSCSLMDIDSATDGFNNRRIIGKGRLGTVYAAVMPRGELVAVKRIHPRLVLTNAGFGFSSAIKWLSLADHPHVVPIIGYSEAPGERIIVMEFEGMLSLEFYLHHNPDGAVLLDWSRRLRIAAGAARGIEYLHQGMAPPIVHGCIKPSNILIDVKFCARLCDYGLQFLAPRERQGLEGYVDHEYWVEKGGGASKESDVYGFGVVLLELLSGRRNEEGLIAKWALPLIKEMKFDELLDPRLVIPSDIKPLIRLAKVASACVGNSRPSRPTLSQIVPILNNLEVEMSI